The following proteins are encoded in a genomic region of Pseudodesulfovibrio mercurii:
- a CDS encoding HD domain-containing phosphohydrolase: MAGARTHENVPVLLVDDEPKVLEAHRRTLRGRFDVHTAPGGEAALEAMAARGPFTVVVSDFKMPDMDGITLLARVAELYPDTVRMILTGYADMDTAIRAVNTGAIFRFLTKPSEPDDLAMAIDAGIEHADMVRAARELEIVRRLKDGFEQSLRAFTRLVEFRDPYTSGHMDRTADIAVMIAERMGMADDDVAGLRLAAMVHDIGKVAVPSHLLNKLGELSDAEFTIIKAHAEVGAEIFKGLGVVWPIARMIREHHERLDGSGYPDGLTGDGLLLQSRILAVADVIDAIITHRPYRHGLGRGEAARYLLGGRDTLFDAEAVDIALTLMEEDHIREPGD; this comes from the coding sequence ATGGCCGGGGCGCGAACCCACGAGAACGTCCCGGTGCTCCTGGTGGACGACGAGCCCAAGGTGCTTGAGGCCCACCGCCGGACCCTGCGCGGACGGTTCGACGTGCACACCGCCCCCGGCGGCGAGGCGGCCCTCGAGGCCATGGCGGCCCGCGGCCCGTTCACCGTGGTGGTCTCGGACTTCAAGATGCCGGACATGGACGGCATCACCCTGCTCGCCAGGGTGGCCGAGCTGTACCCGGACACCGTGCGCATGATCCTGACCGGCTACGCGGACATGGACACGGCCATCCGGGCCGTGAACACCGGGGCCATCTTCCGCTTCCTGACCAAGCCGTCCGAGCCGGACGACCTGGCCATGGCCATCGACGCGGGCATCGAGCACGCCGACATGGTCCGGGCCGCCAGGGAGCTGGAAATCGTGCGCAGGCTCAAGGACGGCTTCGAGCAGTCCCTGCGCGCCTTCACCCGGCTGGTGGAGTTCCGCGACCCGTACACCTCCGGGCACATGGACCGGACCGCCGACATCGCGGTCATGATCGCCGAGCGCATGGGCATGGCCGACGACGACGTGGCGGGGCTGCGCCTGGCCGCCATGGTCCACGACATCGGCAAGGTGGCCGTGCCCTCGCACCTGCTGAACAAGCTGGGGGAACTGAGCGACGCCGAGTTCACGATCATCAAGGCCCACGCCGAGGTGGGGGCCGAGATATTCAAGGGGCTGGGCGTGGTCTGGCCCATCGCCCGGATGATCCGGGAGCACCACGAACGGCTGGACGGGTCCGGCTATCCCGACGGGCTGACCGGGGACGGGCTGCTGCTCCAGTCCAGGATTCTGGCCGTGGCCGACGTCATCGACGCCATCATCACCCACCGGCCCTACCGCCACGGCCTGGGCCGGGGCGAGGCGGCCAGGTACCTCCTCGGGGGACGGGACACGCTGTTCGACGCGGAAGCGGTGGACATCGCCCTGACTCTCATGGAGGAGGACCACATCCGCGAGCCCGGCGATTAG
- a CDS encoding HD domain-containing phosphohydrolase: MKPRILLVDDEPNVLSALRRQLREQYEVDVQSDPAQALKRIDKANPYAAAVSDYRMPGMNGIEFLNELKTLSPDTTRLMLTGYADLDNAIRAVNDGNVFRFLTKPCERDDLLRNVADAVRQYELVTARRVLLEKTLKGSVDLLSELTAMVNPHAGERINRVRRYVRYFAERKGVKDMWRYDIAAMLCQLGTLILPPGTLETLEGGGELSPEQVQMWEMHPVIAQSLVTRLPRLGAIADMIAYQLKGFDGSGTPRDNVREDAIPLGGRILRVALDYDLARQREDNPQKAFLSMEDNIEAYDPELMYYLEGMLGVEARYAIRTVTLRELQPGMVLHEDVVSRQGALLVRKSLELTKDKIDRMHMFADKVGIPETFTVLVPETAR, encoded by the coding sequence ATGAAGCCACGCATCCTGCTCGTGGACGACGAGCCCAACGTTCTCTCCGCCCTGCGCCGCCAGCTGCGGGAACAGTACGAGGTGGACGTCCAGTCCGACCCGGCCCAGGCCCTGAAGAGGATCGACAAGGCCAATCCCTATGCCGCGGCGGTCTCGGACTACCGCATGCCGGGCATGAACGGCATCGAGTTCCTCAACGAACTCAAGACCCTGAGCCCGGACACCACACGGCTCATGCTGACCGGATACGCGGACCTGGACAACGCCATCCGCGCGGTCAACGACGGCAACGTCTTCCGCTTCCTGACCAAGCCGTGCGAGCGCGACGACCTGCTCCGGAACGTGGCCGACGCGGTCCGCCAGTACGAGCTGGTCACGGCCAGGCGGGTCCTGCTCGAAAAGACCCTCAAGGGCAGCGTGGACCTCTTGAGCGAGCTCACCGCCATGGTCAACCCCCACGCGGGCGAGCGCATCAACCGCGTGCGCCGCTACGTGCGCTATTTCGCCGAGCGGAAGGGGGTCAAGGACATGTGGCGCTACGACATCGCGGCCATGCTCTGCCAGCTCGGCACGCTCATCCTGCCGCCCGGCACCCTGGAGACCCTGGAGGGCGGCGGCGAGCTTTCGCCCGAGCAGGTCCAGATGTGGGAGATGCACCCGGTCATCGCCCAGAGCCTGGTCACCCGGCTGCCCCGGTTGGGGGCCATAGCCGACATGATCGCCTACCAGCTCAAGGGGTTCGACGGCTCGGGCACACCCAGGGACAACGTCAGGGAGGACGCCATCCCCCTGGGCGGACGCATCCTCAGGGTCGCCCTGGACTACGACCTGGCCCGGCAGCGCGAGGACAATCCGCAGAAGGCCTTCCTGAGCATGGAGGACAACATCGAGGCCTACGATCCCGAGCTCATGTACTATCTCGAGGGCATGCTCGGGGTGGAGGCGCGCTACGCCATCCGCACCGTGACCCTCCGGGAGCTCCAGCCGGGCATGGTCCTGCACGAGGACGTGGTCTCCCGCCAGGGGGCCCTGCTGGTGCGCAAGAGCCTGGAGCTGACCAAGGACAAGATCGACCGCATGCACATGTTCGCGGACAAGGTCGGCATCCCCGAGACCTTCACCGTGCTCGTGCCGGAGACCGCACGCTGA
- a CDS encoding response regulator, which yields MNKIRLLFVDDETNVLAALRRMLRNKRDHWDMTLVNSSQAALEALEKAPFDVIISDIKMPGMDGAELLTRVRDDYPGTIRIALSGQVDLNEVIRSIRSVHQYISKPCTAEDLIARIEGALRSKEVLTDPKMLRLVTEIDALPVIPRIFQEIRDELAGPEPSIDRIADSITQDVGLMAKILKLVNSPFFGLPTHIDSMHKAITMLGLETIKALILSTHLFTSYDGQALSGLNLNMLWEHCFRVANIARLIAECDRRDKQTIVNCRMAGLLHDVGKLILINYFPEMYGRVLSSVRDLGGPVCRVERQVFGTSHAEMGAYLMGLWGMSDEVVHAIGYHHDHRPSDGYIPNVITAANAIDHHCVVFHKDYSRIRIRKDMAPELFEEKRLHEWLDYVADHWRDIEAFDYADESILNEILERG from the coding sequence ATGAACAAGATACGCCTGCTCTTCGTGGACGACGAGACCAACGTCCTCGCCGCCCTGCGCCGCATGCTGCGGAACAAGAGGGACCACTGGGACATGACCCTGGTCAACTCGAGCCAGGCCGCCCTCGAAGCCCTGGAAAAGGCCCCCTTCGACGTCATCATCTCGGACATCAAGATGCCGGGCATGGACGGGGCCGAGCTCCTGACCAGGGTCAGGGACGACTATCCCGGCACCATCCGCATCGCCCTGTCCGGCCAGGTGGACCTGAACGAGGTCATCCGCTCCATCCGCTCCGTGCACCAGTACATCTCCAAGCCGTGCACCGCCGAGGACCTGATCGCCCGCATCGAGGGCGCCCTGCGCTCCAAGGAGGTCCTGACCGACCCCAAGATGCTCCGGCTGGTCACCGAGATCGACGCCCTGCCGGTCATCCCCCGCATCTTCCAGGAAATCCGCGACGAGCTGGCCGGGCCCGAGCCGTCCATCGACCGCATCGCCGACTCCATCACCCAGGACGTGGGGCTCATGGCCAAGATCCTCAAGCTGGTCAACTCGCCCTTCTTCGGCCTGCCCACGCACATCGACTCCATGCACAAGGCCATCACCATGCTCGGGCTCGAGACCATCAAGGCCCTGATCCTGTCCACCCACCTGTTCACCTCCTACGACGGCCAGGCCCTGTCCGGGCTCAACCTGAACATGCTCTGGGAGCACTGCTTCCGGGTGGCCAACATCGCCCGGCTCATCGCCGAGTGCGACAGGCGGGACAAGCAGACCATCGTCAACTGCCGCATGGCCGGGCTGCTGCACGACGTGGGCAAGCTCATCCTGATCAACTACTTCCCCGAGATGTACGGCCGGGTCCTGAGCTCGGTCCGCGACCTGGGCGGCCCGGTCTGCCGCGTCGAGCGCCAGGTCTTCGGCACCAGCCACGCCGAGATGGGCGCCTATCTCATGGGGTTGTGGGGCATGTCCGACGAGGTGGTCCACGCCATCGGCTACCACCACGATCACCGCCCCTCGGACGGGTACATCCCCAACGTGATCACCGCGGCCAACGCCATCGACCACCACTGCGTGGTCTTCCACAAGGACTATTCCCGCATCCGCATCCGCAAGGACATGGCCCCGGAGCTGTTCGAGGAAAAGCGGCTGCACGAATGGCTGGACTACGTCGCCGACCACTGGCGGGACATCGAGGCCTTCGACTACGCGGACGAGAGCATCCTCAACGAAATCCTGGAAAGGGGGTAG
- a CDS encoding MFS transporter, producing MTDADKKRRMYIFLLVLVISSGAAFQGWRTLLNNFAVEVAGLDGMGMGVVQSVREVPGFLALLAIYMIVIISEHRLAALSVAVLGLGVSLVGLMPSLGGLVFTTLLMSFGFHYYETMNQSLTLQYFDRNEAPVVMARLRSITALTNISVGAAIYFLAKGLGYTEMFAMLGGVAVAAGLWGLTRDPSRSDLPPQLKKMTFRRQYWLYYALTFLSGARRQIFTVFAVFLLVTKFGYTIQQVTILFVCNNVINYFVNPIIGRSINKFGERPVLSVEYAALTIIFLGYALTENPLVAAALYILDNIVFNFAIAIKTFYQKIADPQDIASGMAVGFTINHIAAVAVPVTGGLIWMADYRLVFLVAVGLSLASLALAQLTTRQIRDRARG from the coding sequence ATGACGGACGCAGACAAGAAACGGCGCATGTACATCTTCCTGCTGGTGCTGGTCATCAGCTCCGGCGCGGCCTTCCAGGGCTGGCGCACCCTGCTCAACAACTTCGCCGTGGAGGTGGCCGGGCTGGACGGCATGGGCATGGGCGTGGTCCAGTCCGTGCGCGAGGTGCCCGGTTTCCTGGCCCTGCTGGCCATCTACATGATCGTGATCATCTCCGAGCACCGGCTGGCCGCCCTGTCCGTGGCCGTGCTCGGCCTGGGCGTGTCCCTGGTCGGGCTCATGCCCTCCCTGGGCGGCCTGGTCTTCACCACCCTGCTCATGAGTTTCGGCTTCCACTACTACGAAACCATGAACCAGTCCCTGACCCTGCAATACTTCGACAGGAACGAGGCCCCGGTGGTCATGGCCCGGCTGCGGTCCATCACCGCCCTGACCAACATCAGCGTGGGCGCGGCCATCTACTTCCTGGCCAAGGGGCTGGGCTACACCGAGATGTTCGCCATGCTCGGCGGGGTGGCCGTGGCCGCCGGACTGTGGGGACTGACCCGCGATCCGTCGCGCAGCGACCTGCCGCCCCAGCTCAAGAAGATGACCTTCCGCAGGCAGTACTGGCTCTACTACGCCCTGACCTTCCTGAGCGGCGCGAGACGGCAGATATTCACGGTCTTCGCCGTGTTCCTGCTGGTCACCAAGTTCGGCTACACCATCCAGCAGGTGACCATCCTGTTCGTCTGCAACAACGTCATCAACTACTTCGTCAACCCGATCATCGGCCGGTCCATCAACAAATTCGGCGAACGCCCGGTCCTGAGCGTGGAATACGCGGCCCTGACGATCATCTTCCTGGGCTACGCCCTGACCGAGAACCCGCTGGTGGCCGCCGCCCTCTACATCCTGGACAACATCGTCTTCAACTTCGCCATCGCCATCAAGACCTTCTACCAGAAGATCGCCGACCCCCAGGACATCGCCTCGGGCATGGCCGTGGGCTTCACCATCAACCACATCGCGGCCGTGGCCGTGCCGGTCACGGGCGGCCTCATCTGGATGGCCGACTACCGGCTGGTCTTCCTGGTGGCCGTGGGCCTCTCCCTGGCCTCCCTGGCCCTGGCCCAGCTGACCACGCGCCAGATCCGCGACCGCGCCCGGGGCTGA
- a CDS encoding DUF523 domain-containing protein, with protein sequence MPDTPILVSACLAGLHCRYNGEVAPFEPVVDLVRQGLAVPFCPEIFGGLPTPRRPCEILGERVIDADGADRTAEFLRGADEGLKLARLLGCREAVLKARSPSCGSGEVYDGTFTATRVPGDGCFARLLKAHGITVRTEEDLAG encoded by the coding sequence ATGCCCGATACGCCCATCCTCGTGTCCGCCTGCCTGGCGGGCCTGCACTGCCGCTACAACGGCGAGGTCGCGCCCTTTGAACCCGTGGTGGACCTGGTCCGCCAGGGGCTGGCCGTGCCGTTCTGTCCCGAAATCTTCGGGGGGCTGCCCACCCCGCGCAGACCCTGCGAAATCCTGGGCGAGCGCGTGATCGACGCCGACGGCGCCGACCGCACCGCCGAGTTCCTGCGCGGGGCCGATGAGGGGCTCAAGCTGGCCCGGCTCCTGGGCTGCCGCGAGGCCGTGCTCAAGGCGCGCTCCCCGTCCTGCGGCTCGGGCGAGGTCTACGACGGGACCTTCACCGCCACCCGCGTGCCCGGCGACGGCTGCTTCGCCCGGCTGCTCAAGGCGCACGGCATCACCGTGCGGACCGAGGAGGACCTGGCCGGGTGA
- a CDS encoding M48 family metallopeptidase — protein MSAPDRFAGLPLTVRANPRARRVLVKLVPGRGLEVVTPCRFDPALVPGILEEKRPWIERTRDRMLAAGTDLSGALPDLPETIEYRAFERTVRVDYLDRPGTVRLLENAARLQVAGPAADREAILDGLRRHTVKKAREVLLPWLDRASRATGLPYEALRVRRQRTRWGSCSSRGTISLNAKLLFLPAPLVDHLLLHELCHTRHMNHSPAYWACVAGFQPDYRRLEQEVTRGNRYVPAWFL, from the coding sequence GTGAGCGCACCGGACCGGTTCGCCGGGCTGCCCCTGACCGTCAGGGCCAACCCCCGCGCCCGCCGCGTGCTGGTCAAGCTGGTGCCGGGCCGAGGCCTGGAGGTGGTCACGCCCTGCCGGTTCGACCCCGCCCTGGTGCCGGGCATCCTCGAGGAGAAGCGGCCGTGGATCGAACGGACCCGCGACCGCATGCTGGCCGCCGGGACCGACCTCTCGGGCGCGTTGCCCGACCTGCCCGAAACCATCGAGTACCGCGCCTTCGAGCGGACCGTCCGGGTGGACTACCTGGACCGGCCGGGCACGGTCCGGCTGCTGGAGAACGCGGCCCGGCTCCAGGTGGCCGGACCCGCCGCCGACCGGGAGGCCATCCTCGACGGCCTGCGCCGGCACACCGTGAAAAAGGCGCGCGAGGTGCTCCTGCCCTGGCTCGACCGGGCCAGCCGCGCCACCGGGCTGCCCTACGAGGCCCTGCGCGTGCGGCGGCAACGCACCCGCTGGGGCAGCTGCTCGTCGCGCGGGACCATCTCCCTCAACGCCAAGCTCCTGTTCCTGCCCGCCCCCCTGGTGGACCACCTGCTCCTGCACGAGCTCTGCCACACCCGGCACATGAACCACTCACCGGCCTACTGGGCCTGCGTGGCCGGATTCCAGCCGGACTACAGGCGCCTCGAACAGGAGGTCACCCGGGGCAACCGGTACGTGCCCGCCTGGTTCCTGTGA